The following proteins are co-located in the Telopea speciosissima isolate NSW1024214 ecotype Mountain lineage chromosome 9, Tspe_v1, whole genome shotgun sequence genome:
- the LOC122638692 gene encoding NAC domain-containing protein 73-like gives MGSESPKVSEEEDEIKVETLPIRELERDKLAFHLLFLFCSSRPFFLSFSFVFHSHEILLILEKWKRGEKGGLVWDGNKRKRKRKDMAWCNNDCGDDDRVVVVERRSSSPSTTTTTAAAALISHEKHVQTHFIICPSCGHRISSHEQAGIHELPGLPAGVKFDPTDQELLEHLEGKVRSDIEKRHPRIDEFIPTLDGENGICYTHPEKLPGVSKDGLIRHFFHRPSKAYTTGTRKRRKVHTDADGGETRWHKTGKTRPVFEGGRVLGYKKILVLYTNYGKQRKPEKTSWVMHQYHLGNSEEEKDGELVVSKVFYQTQPRQCASVVKDSLPIDSSNNLRDPSTLVDFYNPSLISYDQATHARTSPSQLIPNFMVHADGSSFLH, from the exons agagagagacaagcttGCTTTTCaccttctgtttcttttttgttcttctcgacctttctttctttctttctcttttgtcttTCATTCACATGAGATATTGCTTATTTTGGAGAAGTGGAAGAGAGGGGAGAAGGGAGGTTTAGTGTGGGATGGGaataagaggaagaggaagaggaaggataTGGCATGGTGCAACAATGACTGTGGTGACGATGacagagttgttgttgttgagcgGCGGAGCTCTTCGCCgtcgaccaccaccaccaccgccgccgccgctCTCATCTCTCATGAGAAACACGTTCAAACCCACTTCATCATCTGCCCTTCGTGTGGACATCGGATTTCATCTCATGAACAG GCGGGAATTCATGAGTTGCCGGGTTTACCGGCCGGAGTGAAGTTTGATCCGACGGATCAGGAGCTGTTAGAACATTTGGAGGGGAAGGTGAGATCTGATATTGAAAAACGTCACCCACGTATTGATGAATTCATCCCTACCCTTGATGGGGAGAATGGAATCTGTTACACTCATCCAGAGAAGTTACCAG GGGTAAGCAAGGATGGTCTAATTCGCCATTTCTTCCATCGACCTTCAAAAGCATACACAACAGGGACTCGGAAGAGGAGGAAGGTGCACACAGATGCTGATGGTGGAGAAACTAGATGGCACAAAACAGGCAAGACTAGACCAGTTTTTGAAGGGGGAAGAGTGTTGGGGTACAAGAAAATACTAGTACTCTATACTAACTATGGGAAGCAAAGAAAGCCTGAGAAAACAAGCTGGGTAATGCACCAATACCACCTTGGGAATAGtgaggaagagaaagatggaGAATTAGTGGTGTCTAAGGTATTCTATCAAACACAACCTAGGCAATGTGCTTCAGTTGTTAAAGACTCACTTCCCATTGACAGCTCTAATAATTTAAGGGACCCATCAACCTTAGTTGATTTCTATAATCCTTCACTAATCTCTTATGATCAAGCAACCCATGCTAGAACAAGCCCTTCTCAGCTGATACCAAATTTCATGGTCCATGCTGATGGGTCTTCATTTCTTCATTGA